In Juglans microcarpa x Juglans regia isolate MS1-56 chromosome 8D, Jm3101_v1.0, whole genome shotgun sequence, the following are encoded in one genomic region:
- the LOC121243663 gene encoding DNA-3-methyladenine glycosylase — protein sequence MSVVARLQLSAKPVSEPRAILGPAGNRVRVSEEPPKRKPESVKRPQQLRKPASEIPEPAVRNNVSVDSSCSSDSSSSGSSMKKTVKSRTVRRTGFKPVKVVPHGVDGEALSSPKNSGPPKRCDWITPYSEPNYTFFHDEEWGVPVYDDNKLFERLVFSQALAELTWSAILNKRDIFRKLFENFNPSSIAQFTEKKLMSLKVDGSLLLSEPKLRAVVENAKQMLKVQQEFGSFSKYCWSFVNHKPIKNGFRYARLVPVKTPKAELISKDLMQRGFRCVGPTVVYSFMQVAGIVNDHLLTCFRYQECNANLKNDLKPKIEETQVLTKALENTCLSREQIA from the exons ATGTCTGTGGTCGCTAGGCTTCAATTATCGGCTAAACCGGTGTCCGAACCCCGAGCCATTCTCGGGCCGGCGGGGAACAGAGTTAGGGTTTCCGAAGAACCACCTAAACGGAAGCCCGAGAGTGTTAAGAGGCCACAGCAGCTCAGAAAGCCGGCTTCCGAAATTCCGGAACCGGCCGTGCGGAACAATGTCTCGGTTGACAGTTCGTGCTCCTCGGATTCTTCTTCGAGCGGTTCCTCGATGAAGAAAACGGTGAAGTCTAGGACGGTGAGGCGCACCGGGTTTAAGCCTGTTAAGGTTGTCCCGCATGGTGTCGACGGTGAGGCATTGTCGTCGCCGAAGAATTCTGGTCCGCCGAAACGATGCGATTGGATAACACCTTACTCTG AAccaaattatacttttttccATGATGAGGAATGGGGTGTTCCAGTGTATGACGATAATAAGTTGTTTGAGCGACTTGTCTTTTCACAAGCATTGGCAGAACTAACCTGGTCCGCAATTCTTAACAAGAGAGACATATTCAG GaaactttttgaaaattttaaccCATCATCCATCGCACAGTTTACAGAGAAGAAATTGATGTCCTTGAAAGTAGATGGCAGCCTGTTACTCTCTGAACCAAAGCTCCGTGCAGTCGTAGAGAATGCCAAACAAATGCTTAAG GTTCAGCAGGAGTTTGGTTCCTTCAGTAAGTACTGCTGGAGCTTTGTGAACCATAAGCCAATAAAAAATGGGTTTCGTTATGCACGTCTAGTACCAGTCAAGACACCAAAAGCAGAACTCATAAGCAAGGATTTGATGCAAAGAGGCTTCCGTTGTGTGGGGCCGACTGTTGTATATTCATTCATGCAAGTCGCAGGAATAGTTAATGATCATCTCTTAACATGCTTCAGGTACCAGGAGTGcaatgcaaatctcaaaaatgaTTTGAAACCCAAGATTGAGGAGACACAGGTACTAACCAAAGCTCTGGAGAATACATGCTTATCCCGGGAACAAATTGCCTAA